The Verrucomicrobiota bacterium sequence GGACTCGGAACGTAGGTTCCGGCCAGGAGCTTAGCGCGAAGGGTTTCCCAGTGTTGACGCACATGGTCGCGTCGCTGTTCCGTCGTCATGCCGTCGATGCCGGGCGCGCCTCCGTTGCGTTTGACCGCCAGCCAGGCTGCCGTCGCATGGTCTTGCGTGACGACTTCTTCCATCAGGTCTTCGTGCATTGCTTTCTGGGGTGAGTCCCGCGTCAACGCCGTCTCGTCGTCCACTCCCTCGGCGGGCAGCGGCTTCTCCGCTTGGGCCTCGGTTCGCCAGTCCGGGGTGGGGACCGCAGTGGTCTCGCCCCGCTGTTTCGGATGACTCTCGTGGTCGCTGTCAGGTTCTCTTTGAGTTCTGCTCTTTCGTTCTTCGGCCCTTCGCTCGGTCCGCCTTTTGGTTCGTGCGAACCTCAAACGCTACGACGGCCTCGGCTGACTTCCCCGCGTCTCTCAACACGGGGACCTCCCCGGGTCAGTGCCTGGTCTTTCCGTTCGCGCCTCTGGGCTCTACAGACGACCGTCAGTGACTTCGGACTTCGCGTTGGCCAGCACGCTCGTCCCCGACCGTCTGCCTCACTGCCCATTGGTGTTCCTTCGGTCGAACGTTTGCCTCCCGCCCTTTCGCGTCGACTCCTTGCGGAGACGACCTGGCGGTTCGGCTACGGTAGGCGTCACCAGCCCCCGTCGGGAACCTTTCATCCCGATAGACCAAGCTCCTGCCGGGCACACGGGCGCAGGCTGCCCAGCCTGCGGGGCGACGAAAGGAACCCGGCGCGTGGAGAGCAGGGAAGGGCCGCGTGCTTCACCCGACGGGCCGTCGGCGATACGGCAGGCTGGGCAGCCTGCGCCACACGACAGACCACTGATACGGTTTCCAAAGTTATTCATCCGCGGGCGAGGAGAGCCAGGAACAGCTTCGGGATGCGCGGACGGTGCCCTGGGAAAGTCTTCCCTCCGTTACCTCTCGATTGCCGCCACGGACCGTTTCTGCTCTTCTTCACTCATGACACGCCACTGCCATCGATGCGGAGGGGAATGGAATCTCGCGGGACAACCCGGACGCAGCGAGTCCTGCCACCGTTGCGCGGCCGATCTCCGCGTCTGCTTGAACTGCTCGAGCTACGACGCCCGAGCCGCGCACCAATGCCGCGACCGACGCGCCGATCCCGTCTTCGAGAAAGCTTCCGGAAATTTTTGCGAATACTTCGAGTTCATCCGCCGCTCCTTCGCGCCTCCCTCCGATGCCCACCCCCGCGAATCCGCCGCCCGCGATCAACTGAAGAAACTCCTCGGCGATTGAGGCCCTGCTTCCTGAGTTGGCGCGTCATGCTCACTCAGCCCCTTTCATGATCAGGCTGGCGCCAAACCAAGCCAGGCGGAGGAACAACCATCCGCAATCCGCGTTCCCCTGCATCCCATGGTACGCCCTGGTTGGCCTTCGGATTCTGGCCATCCTCTTTCTTGTTCCGGTCGACCCCACCAGGGTCTGGAGCGCAACAGGACCCGAAAAGCCCGCCCGACTCCTGGTCATGCCCAGGCCCGGGGTCGCGCAGGCCGACCTCGACCGCTTTCACACCCGCCACCGCCTGAAACTGCTCCGCTCACACCTGGCCCTCGGCAACCTGCAAGTGCTGGAGTTGCCACGCGGCATCTCGCCTGCCGAAGCCGCTCAGGCATGCGCCCGCGAAGGTCTCGCCGTCTTCGCAGAACCTGATGCCAAAATTCGCGCCCATGCCCTGCCCAATGATCCGAAGGTTCAAAGTGGCGAACAATGGCATCTTCATAATCGAGGCCTCTCCGGCGGACGCGTGGGGGCGGACATCCAGGCCGTGCGCGCTTGGGACAGCCTCCGCGACGCATCGTCTATCATCGTCGCGGTGGTTGATAGCGGGATCCACTACACCCACGAGGACCTCGCCGCCAACATGTGGAGAAATCCGGGTGAAATCCCCGGCAACGGACGCGAC is a genomic window containing:
- a CDS encoding group II intron reverse transcriptase/maturase, which produces MHEDLMEEVVTQDHATAAWLAVKRNGGAPGIDGMTTEQRRDHVRQHWETLRAKLLAGTYVPSP